In a genomic window of Terriglobia bacterium:
- a CDS encoding methyltransferase domain-containing protein, whose amino-acid sequence MDACIYDRLACPVHKTAVQRLGDMLVCAAGDTYPIVENIPVMLVPDGQQTIDSAEKTLQTARMPQPSARPFDGPPYFVDTLGCSDQEKQEIRGELAAGHTAVDPVVSYLVGATNGILYKSVIGNLASYPVPELRLEPAAGERFLDIGCGWGRWCVAAARKGYRPVGVDPSLGAVLAARRVCEQLGVRAEFIVGDARHLPFADSSFDVVFSYSVIQHFSKPHARQTLAEIGRALSERGRSLIQMPNAYGIRSLQQQIRRGFRPGTRFQVRYWSVPELKRAFTAAIGDSVVSVDGYFGLGIQASDRALLPPTYRAIVTASETLRRFSRRAPWMCYFADSVYVQSKARRTAPAKSAG is encoded by the coding sequence ATGGACGCCTGCATCTACGACCGGTTGGCTTGCCCAGTTCACAAAACCGCGGTGCAGCGCCTGGGTGACATGCTGGTGTGCGCGGCAGGCGACACATACCCGATCGTCGAGAATATACCGGTCATGCTGGTGCCGGATGGGCAACAGACGATTGACTCGGCAGAGAAAACGCTGCAAACCGCACGCATGCCGCAGCCCAGCGCACGTCCTTTCGATGGGCCCCCGTATTTCGTCGATACGCTTGGATGCAGCGACCAAGAAAAGCAGGAAATCCGCGGCGAATTGGCCGCCGGCCACACCGCCGTTGATCCTGTTGTCAGTTACTTGGTCGGCGCCACCAACGGAATTCTTTACAAGAGCGTGATCGGCAATCTCGCCTCGTATCCAGTTCCGGAGTTGCGGCTGGAACCGGCCGCGGGCGAGCGTTTTCTCGACATCGGTTGCGGCTGGGGACGATGGTGCGTGGCGGCGGCGCGTAAAGGATACCGTCCCGTGGGGGTTGACCCCTCACTGGGCGCCGTGCTAGCCGCGCGGCGAGTCTGCGAGCAGCTCGGGGTCAGAGCTGAGTTCATCGTTGGTGACGCGCGGCATCTGCCGTTTGCGGACAGCAGCTTCGACGTTGTCTTCTCCTACAGCGTTATCCAGCACTTCAGCAAACCGCATGCGCGCCAGACTCTGGCCGAGATCGGACGCGCATTGAGCGAACGCGGTCGCAGCCTTATCCAAATGCCCAACGCGTACGGCATTCGCAGCCTGCAACAGCAGATACGCCGCGGCTTCCGCCCGGGAACCCGTTTCCAAGTCCGCTACTGGAGCGTGCCCGAGCTCAAGCGCGCCTTCACCGCGGCGATCGGGGACAGCGTGGTGAGCGTAGACGGCTACTTCGGCCTGGGCATCCAGGCCAGCGATCGTGCGTTGCTTCCGCCCACGTATCGTGCCATCGTGACCGCTTCGGAGACGCTGCGGCGTTTCAGCCGCCGTGCTCCATGGATGTGTTACTTCGCAGACAGCGTTTATGTCCAATCCAAGGCGCGTCGCACCGCTCCGGCAAAGTCCGCGGGGTGA
- a CDS encoding glycosyltransferase family 4 protein, translating to MPYRIAIVTTHPIQYQAPWFRAMAAHPELDIQVFFCHHATPQQQAEAGFGVEFDWDVPLLEGYRYRFLKNVARNPSANYFRGLDTPEIGDIIREQRFDAVINCGWHRKSYWQSIRACWKTKTPVMVRSDSTLHTERSALKAAVKLPAYRLFIPRMDACLAVGRWARQYYLHYGARHDRIFLVPHTIDEPWFRDRAERLATCRPQLRERWKIPHDKVVFLWAAKFIPLKRSLDFLRALEIAARCGAMVHGLMAGDGPLRTESEAFARERGLPVTFAGFLNQSEMVKTYVAADALILSSATETWGLVVNEAMVCGRACIVSDKVGCGPDLITPETGAVYPLADVERLAALMSEFAADPARVRSMGAAAAQKITEYSTDVAVRGVLEAVHAVVR from the coding sequence TTGCCGTATCGTATCGCCATCGTCACGACGCACCCCATCCAGTACCAGGCGCCCTGGTTTCGCGCGATGGCAGCGCATCCCGAATTGGACATCCAGGTCTTCTTCTGCCACCACGCCACCCCGCAGCAGCAGGCCGAGGCCGGATTCGGCGTGGAGTTCGACTGGGACGTACCGCTGCTGGAAGGCTACCGCTACCGTTTCCTCAAGAACGTCGCCAGGAATCCGTCCGCCAACTACTTCCGCGGTCTCGACACGCCCGAGATCGGCGACATCATCCGCGAGCAGCGCTTCGATGCCGTCATCAACTGCGGATGGCACCGCAAGAGCTACTGGCAATCCATTCGCGCCTGCTGGAAAACCAAGACGCCGGTGATGGTGCGCAGCGATTCCACTCTGCATACCGAGCGCTCCGCGCTGAAAGCGGCCGTGAAGCTGCCGGCCTATCGCCTGTTCATCCCGCGCATGGACGCCTGTCTTGCGGTCGGCCGCTGGGCACGCCAGTACTACCTGCATTATGGCGCGCGGCACGATCGCATTTTCTTGGTGCCGCACACCATCGACGAACCTTGGTTCCGCGACCGCGCCGAGCGCCTGGCGACATGCCGGCCGCAGTTGCGCGAACGCTGGAAAATTCCGCACGACAAGGTCGTTTTTCTCTGGGCGGCCAAGTTTATCCCTCTGAAGCGTTCGCTGGACTTCCTGCGCGCCCTTGAGATAGCCGCCCGCTGCGGAGCAATGGTGCATGGCCTCATGGCCGGAGACGGCCCACTCCGCACGGAGTCAGAGGCGTTCGCGCGTGAGCGAGGGCTGCCTGTCACCTTTGCCGGATTTCTCAACCAGAGCGAGATGGTCAAAACGTACGTCGCAGCCGACGCATTGATACTCTCGTCCGCCACGGAAACCTGGGGCTTGGTGGTAAACGAAGCCATGGTGTGTGGGCGCGCCTGCATCGTTTCCGACAAGGTCGGCTGCGGCCCCGACCTCATTACCCCGGAGACGGGGGCCGTTTATCCGCTCGCCGACGTGGAACGACTGGCGGCACTGATGTCTGAGTTTGCCGCCGATCCCGCGCGCGTGCGTTCCATGGGTGCGGCCGCCGCGCAAAAAATCACGGAATACTCCACCGATGTCGCGGTCCGGGGAGTGCTCGAGGCGGTGCATGCCGTCGTCCGCTAG
- a CDS encoding polysaccharide export protein: MALFSSAVVRRVWIALLSLTMLSVVSFAQEERQSDAGPPPPQQIQPTTPANPNAPAPAAAPDVSGMAPAKVQMSSPASSTPAEMFIGPGDEGDMSVFSMPELTTHFRVEANGDVSLPLIGKFHIAGMSADAAQAAVEKKYEEGGFLRNPHIIIFIKEYTTQGISVLGEVNHPGIYSALNARRLYDLFLIAGGLTARAGKTVSITHAKDPENPVVVTLENGGINGSQGNVEIQPGDTIMVSRAGVVYVIGEVNRPGMFVMESTQVASMLQMLALAAGPTRMAALGHTRLIRRTSKGLESKDIDLNKIMQAKGTDIDVQAEDIVYVPPSRGKAALERGSGSVLSMLTNLALYHF, encoded by the coding sequence ATGGCTTTGTTCTCGTCCGCTGTCGTTCGCCGAGTTTGGATCGCCCTTCTTTCCCTCACCATGCTGTCGGTTGTGAGCTTCGCGCAGGAGGAGCGGCAGTCCGATGCCGGCCCGCCGCCGCCGCAACAGATCCAGCCCACGACCCCGGCCAATCCGAATGCGCCCGCGCCGGCAGCCGCGCCCGACGTCTCGGGGATGGCGCCCGCGAAAGTGCAAATGTCGTCTCCTGCTTCCAGCACCCCGGCCGAGATGTTCATCGGCCCCGGTGACGAAGGCGACATGAGCGTCTTTTCCATGCCGGAATTGACCACGCACTTCCGCGTGGAGGCCAACGGCGATGTGTCCCTGCCGCTGATCGGCAAGTTTCATATCGCGGGCATGTCAGCCGACGCCGCCCAGGCCGCCGTGGAGAAGAAGTATGAAGAGGGTGGGTTCCTGCGCAACCCACACATCATCATCTTCATCAAGGAGTACACCACTCAGGGGATCTCGGTACTCGGGGAAGTAAACCACCCGGGCATCTATTCGGCGTTGAACGCGCGCCGCCTGTACGACTTGTTCCTGATTGCTGGTGGCCTGACGGCTCGCGCCGGCAAGACGGTCTCCATTACCCACGCCAAAGATCCTGAGAATCCGGTAGTCGTCACCCTCGAGAACGGCGGGATCAATGGGAGCCAGGGCAACGTGGAAATCCAGCCCGGCGACACAATCATGGTTTCGCGTGCCGGCGTGGTCTACGTGATCGGCGAAGTGAACCGTCCCGGGATGTTCGTCATGGAAAGCACACAGGTCGCCAGCATGTTACAGATGCTGGCCCTGGCCGCGGGTCCTACGCGCATGGCGGCGCTGGGTCATACGCGCCTCATCCGCCGTACTTCAAAGGGCCTGGAGAGCAAGGACATCGACCTCAACAAGATCATGCAGGCCAAGGGTACCGACATTGATGTTCAGGCGGAGGACATCGTGTACGTGCCTCCGAGCCGGGGCAAAGCGGCCCTAGAGCGCGGCTCGGGTTCGGTGTTGAGTATGTTGACCAATCTTGCCCTCTACCATTTCTGA
- a CDS encoding acyltransferase — translation MQRRLGTIDGLRGVAAFSVAWFHFTSGTALLPNGWLKLSGHYGWVGVEMFFVISGFIIPYSLYRAGYRSSDFGLFLVKRIARLDPPYFADILFVIALGYLVPLAPGFRGASPHYTWTQLLCHIGYINAVVGKPWVNPVFWSLGIEFQYYLTIGALFPLLVDRRKTVRFGFLTVLLLGAILIRRGSLVFGWFPLFVAGILTFQRKVDLISTRTLLAGLAVIGIVCWFVDGHLVSIVVVATALIIQFVQVPTSRLTNLGLISYSLYLLHVPVGGKIVNIGTRFAHTLPTQILVLAAAVVGSISSAVLLYRFVELPSQRLSSSIRYRSRRVEPQAEPAGRLASAVGQAD, via the coding sequence ATGCAGCGCCGACTTGGTACAATCGACGGACTTCGCGGGGTCGCCGCGTTTTCCGTCGCGTGGTTCCATTTCACCAGTGGCACAGCGCTTCTTCCCAATGGATGGCTGAAGTTAAGCGGACACTACGGCTGGGTTGGAGTGGAGATGTTTTTTGTCATCTCAGGCTTCATCATCCCGTACTCTCTTTACCGCGCCGGTTATCGCAGCAGTGATTTCGGCCTGTTCCTCGTCAAGCGCATCGCGCGCTTGGACCCGCCCTACTTCGCCGACATTCTCTTTGTCATCGCATTAGGATACCTGGTGCCACTTGCGCCCGGATTTCGCGGCGCATCTCCGCACTACACCTGGACGCAACTGCTTTGTCACATCGGCTACATCAACGCGGTTGTCGGCAAGCCATGGGTAAACCCGGTGTTCTGGAGTCTCGGCATCGAATTTCAGTACTACCTGACGATTGGCGCCTTGTTCCCGCTCTTGGTGGATCGGCGAAAGACGGTGCGTTTCGGGTTTCTAACAGTACTCCTCCTCGGCGCCATTTTGATCCGTCGTGGCTCGCTCGTTTTTGGTTGGTTCCCGCTTTTCGTGGCGGGGATCCTGACGTTTCAGCGCAAAGTGGACCTGATATCCACGCGGACGCTGCTGGCCGGGCTGGCCGTGATCGGCATCGTCTGCTGGTTTGTCGACGGTCACCTGGTCTCAATCGTGGTAGTCGCTACCGCGCTGATTATTCAATTCGTGCAGGTTCCCACTTCGCGCCTGACCAACCTGGGCCTGATCAGCTACTCGTTGTATCTGCTGCATGTCCCGGTAGGTGGGAAGATCGTGAATATCGGCACGCGTTTCGCGCACACTTTGCCGACACAGATCCTGGTGCTCGCCGCTGCCGTTGTGGGTTCAATCTCCAGCGCGGTCTTGTTGTACCGGTTCGTGGAACTGCCATCGCAGCGGCTGTCTTCGTCGATTCGCTACCGCAGCCGCCGCGTCGAGCCTCAAGCAGAGCCTGCGGGCAGGCTGGCAAGCGCCGTCGGTCAGGCCGACTGA
- a CDS encoding FkbM family methyltransferase, whose amino-acid sequence MLARVLSNFAALLPSELKYKLVRLRPVYLGLLSRFQPISTVKTSAGAFSWKIDALTSQQILRGCYEPYMQAAFTRYVRPGGAVYDVGAHAGFHSLFCALLAGPAGRVIAFEPNPGNFRSLTAQLELNPSLQVTLLPYAILDRNGDVRFEAGGDSSQGHISEAGSFTVAGRCLDSLVEQGSVPPPSVIKIDVEGAEEQVIAGALQVLKMHRPVVLCDRNDDTTETKVRRLLAPLDYNVVGDWPIVAVAPATRK is encoded by the coding sequence TTGTTAGCGAGAGTATTAAGCAATTTCGCCGCGTTGCTTCCGTCGGAGTTAAAGTACAAACTGGTGCGCCTGCGGCCCGTTTACCTTGGCCTTCTCAGCCGTTTTCAGCCCATCAGTACGGTCAAGACTTCAGCGGGCGCGTTTTCTTGGAAGATTGACGCCCTGACCTCGCAGCAGATTCTGCGCGGCTGTTACGAGCCTTACATGCAGGCGGCGTTTACGCGGTACGTGCGCCCCGGAGGTGCGGTGTACGACGTTGGGGCACACGCCGGCTTTCATTCCCTCTTCTGCGCGCTGCTGGCGGGACCGGCGGGGCGCGTAATCGCCTTCGAGCCCAATCCGGGCAACTTCCGTTCGCTCACCGCACAGCTCGAACTGAACCCGTCGTTGCAGGTGACCTTGTTGCCCTACGCGATTCTTGACCGCAATGGCGACGTCCGCTTCGAGGCGGGAGGCGACTCCAGCCAGGGGCACATATCCGAAGCCGGCAGCTTTACTGTCGCAGGTCGCTGCCTGGACTCTCTGGTCGAACAGGGATCCGTTCCGCCGCCGTCGGTCATCAAGATTGACGTCGAAGGTGCGGAAGAACAGGTCATCGCCGGAGCGCTCCAAGTCCTGAAGATGCACCGGCCCGTGGTCCTGTGCGACCGCAACGACGATACTACCGAGACTAAGGTGCGTCGCCTGCTTGCTCCTCTCGATTACAACGTCGTGGGCGACTGGCCCATTGTTGCCGTCGCGCCCGCCACGCGCAAATAA
- a CDS encoding glycosyltransferase, which produces MRICLIGATHACHNPRLVREADTLAERGHEVRVVAVRSLPELIVDDERLIATRKWRFSAANILRSPWANRIRAIPSRLRRESSARSFQRTGSAADAEIAFCEAAPELLRLAAREPADWFVAHTQAVLATAARAARQWNARLGFDCEDLLSETGLAQPELVRVLERACLPACDYVTAASPAMAERLQQQYRIPAPTVLYNVFPLAMARELKPPEQRSPNACLRLHWSGQTAGPGKGLEEAIVAAALAGGGVELFVRGTPADDFQATLFRMAREKNVPLTFLPHVPHDELVGTMGQFDVGLALERASDRNYSLTVTNKFFSYMLAGLAIAATDTPGQRDVLQQVPAAGFIYPCGCPEALAEQLRGWRDNRASLLAAQCAAWQAARDRYCWDVEKTKYLALFERPGARQAVTGVT; this is translated from the coding sequence ATGCGCATTTGCCTGATTGGTGCCACCCACGCCTGCCACAATCCGCGCCTGGTGCGCGAGGCCGATACCCTGGCGGAGCGTGGTCATGAAGTGCGGGTGGTCGCCGTGCGCTCGCTTCCGGAACTGATCGTCGATGATGAGAGGCTGATCGCAACGCGCAAATGGCGGTTTTCCGCCGCCAACATCCTGCGCTCGCCATGGGCGAACCGCATTCGAGCCATTCCCTCGCGTCTGCGGCGTGAATCGTCGGCTCGTTCGTTTCAACGGACCGGCTCGGCCGCCGACGCCGAGATTGCGTTTTGCGAGGCCGCCCCGGAGCTGCTGCGTTTGGCGGCGCGCGAACCCGCTGACTGGTTCGTCGCGCACACCCAGGCAGTCCTGGCGACCGCTGCCCGCGCGGCACGCCAGTGGAACGCGCGCCTCGGCTTCGATTGCGAGGACTTGCTCTCCGAAACCGGACTGGCGCAGCCCGAGCTGGTGCGCGTGCTCGAGCGCGCCTGTCTCCCCGCCTGCGACTACGTCACCGCCGCCTCTCCGGCCATGGCCGAGCGCTTGCAGCAGCAGTACAGGATCCCTGCGCCAACGGTGCTCTACAACGTATTCCCTTTGGCAATGGCAAGAGAATTGAAGCCGCCGGAGCAGCGTTCGCCCAACGCCTGCCTGCGCCTGCACTGGTCGGGCCAGACCGCCGGACCGGGCAAGGGGCTGGAGGAAGCAATCGTGGCCGCCGCGCTGGCCGGCGGCGGCGTAGAGCTATTTGTCCGCGGTACACCGGCGGATGACTTCCAGGCAACCCTGTTCCGCATGGCCCGCGAAAAAAATGTCCCGCTGACGTTTCTTCCGCACGTCCCCCACGACGAGTTAGTGGGCACGATGGGGCAGTTCGATGTCGGGCTCGCGCTGGAGCGCGCCTCCGACCGCAACTACTCCCTCACCGTGACCAACAAGTTCTTCAGCTACATGCTGGCCGGATTGGCAATTGCCGCAACTGATACACCCGGCCAGCGCGACGTCCTGCAGCAGGTGCCCGCCGCCGGTTTTATTTACCCATGCGGATGTCCGGAGGCGCTCGCGGAGCAACTTCGGGGCTGGCGCGACAATCGAGCCAGCCTGCTTGCTGCGCAGTGCGCCGCCTGGCAGGCCGCTCGCGATCGCTATTGCTGGGACGTGGAAAAAACGAAATACCTGGCGCTGTTCGAACGACCCGGTGCTCGTCAAGCGGTTACTGGCGTAACGTGA
- a CDS encoding glycosyltransferase family 4 protein → MPTVAPRAVTESTSAKPHPGAKVVLSHSGTGPYVQHAARALHEAGLLGAYVTSFHYDRNSALGKFLRTALGLVQHDAELQLSRRAITEVPPELIRGHATPEIIRMTAARLASPMTADLVWERAEKWFDSMVAREHLQGAAAVYSYEFSSLATFQAQKQRGGLCIYDMATCHHATAAKWVGEEFDRFTELLTPYEKHRRRLAPLRNSRKDQELALADRVVVASNFVRDSLLSTGVAEEKICVVPTGAPPVDTSHRHPDPGKFVFLVAGNLSVQKGIHYALAAWRRISAHSCTELWMVGNWKLPERMREGLPGKVWVSPFVLREKLYELFDRANVMVFPTLAEGLATTPLQAMARGLPVITTRNSGCDSFIRPGENGWLVSPRDVDALVAAMEAAIARPADTEAIGRAAAASMAQWQWSDYHATLGRTVLEILRQGPAAR, encoded by the coding sequence ATGCCCACAGTAGCGCCCCGCGCCGTCACGGAAAGCACATCGGCGAAGCCGCATCCTGGCGCGAAGGTCGTGCTCAGCCATTCCGGTACGGGACCGTACGTGCAACATGCCGCCCGCGCACTGCATGAAGCCGGACTGCTGGGGGCCTACGTCACCAGCTTCCATTACGACCGCAACAGCGCGCTGGGGAAATTTCTGCGTACGGCGCTGGGGCTGGTGCAGCACGACGCCGAATTGCAACTATCGCGCCGCGCCATCACCGAGGTGCCGCCCGAGCTGATTCGCGGCCATGCGACACCGGAAATCATTCGGATGACGGCGGCCAGGCTGGCCAGCCCGATGACGGCCGATCTGGTCTGGGAACGCGCGGAAAAGTGGTTCGACAGCATGGTGGCGCGCGAGCATTTGCAGGGCGCGGCGGCCGTCTACTCGTACGAGTTCAGTTCTCTCGCCACGTTTCAGGCGCAAAAGCAGCGTGGCGGGCTGTGTATCTACGACATGGCAACCTGCCATCACGCAACCGCGGCCAAGTGGGTCGGCGAGGAGTTCGACCGATTTACCGAGCTGTTGACGCCGTATGAGAAGCATCGTCGCCGTCTGGCGCCGCTGCGCAACAGCCGGAAGGACCAGGAACTGGCGCTGGCCGACCGGGTAGTGGTAGCGTCGAACTTTGTTCGCGATTCGCTGCTCTCCACCGGAGTCGCGGAGGAGAAGATTTGCGTCGTCCCGACCGGTGCGCCGCCGGTGGACACCAGCCACCGCCATCCCGATCCCGGCAAGTTCGTGTTCTTGGTGGCCGGAAACTTGAGCGTGCAGAAGGGTATTCATTACGCGCTCGCGGCGTGGCGCCGCATATCGGCACACAGTTGCACCGAACTGTGGATGGTGGGCAACTGGAAACTGCCCGAACGGATGCGCGAAGGTTTGCCCGGGAAAGTGTGGGTCAGTCCCTTTGTGCTCCGCGAGAAACTGTACGAGCTGTTCGATCGCGCCAACGTAATGGTCTTTCCGACGCTGGCTGAAGGCCTGGCGACTACCCCACTGCAGGCGATGGCGCGGGGCCTGCCGGTTATCACCACTCGGAATAGCGGTTGTGACTCTTTCATCCGGCCCGGCGAGAACGGCTGGCTCGTTTCCCCCCGAGACGTTGATGCCTTGGTGGCCGCGATGGAGGCTGCGATCGCACGGCCCGCCGATACAGAAGCCATCGGCCGGGCCGCCGCCGCGAGCATGGCACAGTGGCAGTGGAGCGACTACCACGCCACCCTCGGCCGCACTGTGCTGGAAATCCTGCGGCAGGGGCCCGCGGCGCGATGA
- a CDS encoding glycosyltransferase → MPSSASSLRIAHLVPSFYPAHFYGGPIQSVYALCNGLARRGCEVRVLTTNANGLNAVLDVDTAREHLMGDGISVRYCARRLRHSVSPELLRLLPDYVRWADVVHLTAVYNFTTFPTMATARRQRKPLVWSPRGALQRWSGSRRTVLKSMWEMISRGLAPQPLVLHVTSEEERHESLQKIPLVRAEVIPNGIDIPSTVSHLQGTGALRLLYIGRLDPKKGLENLLDACARLDFPWTLTIAGAGDDAYLRSLADRIRTLGVERNAVLAGEVLDEAKERVFQNADLCVVPSFTENFAIVVAEALARAVPVITSHGTPWQAVEHHGCGLWIDNSPEALAAAIARLRSAPLREMGARGREWMQSDFSWNTIAARMIAVYTDLRDYNAGERR, encoded by the coding sequence ATGCCGTCGTCCGCTAGTTCGCTCAGGATCGCGCACCTAGTGCCCTCATTTTATCCAGCGCACTTCTATGGCGGCCCCATCCAGTCGGTGTACGCGCTCTGTAACGGGCTGGCGCGTCGGGGGTGCGAGGTGCGCGTGCTCACCACCAACGCCAACGGCCTCAACGCGGTTCTCGACGTGGACACGGCTCGCGAGCACCTGATGGGCGACGGCATCTCCGTCCGCTACTGTGCGCGCCGCCTGCGCCACTCGGTGTCGCCGGAACTGTTGCGGCTGCTTCCCGACTACGTGCGCTGGGCGGACGTCGTGCACCTCACGGCAGTGTACAACTTCACGACCTTCCCGACCATGGCCACCGCCCGCCGTCAGCGCAAGCCGTTGGTGTGGTCGCCCCGGGGTGCGCTGCAGCGCTGGAGCGGCTCTCGCCGCACGGTGCTGAAATCGATGTGGGAGATGATTAGCCGCGGGCTCGCGCCCCAGCCGCTCGTCCTGCACGTCACCAGCGAAGAGGAGCGGCACGAAAGTCTGCAGAAGATTCCCCTTGTGCGCGCCGAGGTCATACCCAACGGCATTGACATTCCCTCGACGGTATCTCACCTCCAAGGCACGGGCGCATTACGCCTCCTGTATATCGGCCGCCTCGACCCGAAAAAGGGACTCGAGAACCTGCTCGATGCCTGTGCGCGTCTTGATTTCCCCTGGACCCTGACCATTGCCGGCGCCGGTGATGATGCCTACCTGCGCTCGCTTGCCGATCGCATTCGCACGCTCGGCGTGGAAAGGAATGCCGTGCTGGCGGGTGAGGTGCTCGACGAGGCCAAGGAGCGTGTTTTCCAAAACGCCGATCTCTGCGTCGTGCCCTCGTTCACCGAAAACTTCGCCATCGTTGTTGCGGAAGCCCTGGCGCGCGCCGTGCCGGTGATAACCAGCCATGGCACGCCGTGGCAGGCGGTCGAGCATCACGGCTGCGGCCTGTGGATTGACAACAGTCCGGAAGCCCTCGCCGCCGCCATCGCGCGCTTGCGCTCCGCCCCGTTGCGCGAAATGGGTGCCCGCGGACGCGAGTGGATGCAGAGCGATTTTTCCTGGAACACGATCGCCGCCCGCATGATCGCCGTGTACACCGATCTGCGGGATTACAACGCCGGCGAACGCCGCTAG